A single region of the Streptomyces caelestis genome encodes:
- a CDS encoding hemerythrin domain-containing protein: MPHMDEAGENDDVVALLRQQHNHIRDLFAEVENATADGRAESFRRLVRMLAVHETAEEEVVHPAARRLFQDGEQVVDDRLKEERAAKEKLSRLDDMNPDDPGFMPALRELRADVLQHAASEEQYEFPRLRENAGAQQLAMLATAVRAAEAMAPTRPHPGAETAAQNFAVGPMAALVDRTRDAVRKAMGNDG; encoded by the coding sequence ATGCCCCACATGGACGAAGCAGGCGAGAACGACGACGTCGTGGCCCTGCTGAGGCAACAGCACAACCACATCCGTGACCTCTTCGCCGAGGTCGAGAACGCCACTGCCGACGGCCGGGCGGAGTCGTTCCGCAGACTCGTCCGCATGCTGGCCGTCCACGAGACGGCCGAGGAAGAGGTGGTCCACCCCGCGGCCCGCCGTCTCTTCCAGGACGGTGAGCAGGTGGTCGACGACCGTCTCAAGGAGGAGCGGGCCGCGAAGGAGAAGCTCAGCCGGCTCGACGACATGAACCCTGACGACCCCGGGTTCATGCCCGCCTTGCGGGAGCTGCGCGCGGACGTGCTTCAGCACGCGGCTTCCGAGGAGCAGTACGAGTTCCCCCGGCTCCGCGAGAACGCCGGCGCTCAGCAGCTCGCCATGCTGGCCACGGCCGTCCGGGCTGCCGAGGCCATGGCGCCCACCCGCCCGCATCCGGGAGCCGAGACCGCGGCGCAGAACTTCGCCGTCGGCCCCATGGCGGCCCTGGTCGACCGGACCCGCGACGCCGTCCGCAAGGCGATGGGCAACGACGGCTGA
- a CDS encoding RecQ family ATP-dependent DNA helicase: MTRHTRSPKARADGGGHDRVAELRRVARERFGWSDLGPEQTEAMRALLAGRDVLVVMPTGSGKSAIYQVPTVVLGGPAVVVSPLIALQRDQVTGLRESAAPDAVAVNSAQPESATDRGWRAVREGDAEYVFLSPEQLAKDSVLKRLRELGPSLFVVDEAHCVSAWGHDFRPDYLDLGEVAERLGRPPVLALTATAAAPVRADIVEHLHMRDAHVVTAGTDRPNIRLVVRTFTDDAAKRAAVSHWSAGARTPGILYTATRKDAETHAARLRQDGVDAEAYHAGMKAAERRRIHDGFMAGTPAVVVATSAFGMGIDKPGVRFVAHASVPESLDSYYQEIGRAGRDGEPADAVLFYRPEDLGLQKFLTARSLDLDALRRIMTTLLVQDVPHSRSRVAQLCGLSRRKTTDLLNLLEEAGAVAVEGRRRAVRALPGRTADEAAVKAEEVFERRRRTDRSRIEMMRGYAETPSCRRQYLLGYFGEQLDEPCGRCDVCERDDGRRAVAGRRESSTARGQRAPYEPNDRVRHAEWGTGTVMHVEEDRLVVLFEQVGYKTLSMAAVQESDLLAGA, encoded by the coding sequence ATGACCCGGCACACGCGGAGCCCGAAGGCCCGGGCGGACGGGGGCGGCCACGACCGGGTCGCGGAGCTGCGCCGCGTCGCGCGGGAGCGCTTCGGGTGGAGCGACCTGGGCCCCGAGCAGACGGAGGCGATGAGGGCCCTGCTCGCTGGCCGTGACGTGCTGGTCGTCATGCCCACCGGGTCCGGCAAGTCGGCGATCTACCAGGTACCGACCGTCGTGCTCGGCGGCCCCGCCGTCGTGGTGTCGCCGCTGATCGCCTTGCAGCGCGACCAGGTCACCGGACTGCGGGAGAGCGCGGCACCGGACGCCGTGGCCGTGAACTCCGCGCAGCCCGAGTCGGCCACCGACAGAGGCTGGCGGGCGGTCCGGGAGGGCGATGCCGAGTACGTGTTCCTGTCCCCGGAGCAGCTGGCCAAGGACAGTGTGCTGAAGCGGCTGCGTGAGCTGGGCCCCTCGCTGTTCGTCGTCGACGAGGCCCACTGCGTCTCCGCGTGGGGGCACGACTTCCGCCCCGACTACCTGGACCTGGGCGAGGTGGCGGAACGCCTGGGCCGTCCGCCGGTGCTGGCTCTGACGGCGACGGCCGCGGCCCCGGTCCGGGCCGACATCGTCGAGCACCTGCACATGCGCGACGCCCATGTCGTGACCGCCGGAACCGACCGGCCCAACATCCGCCTGGTGGTGCGCACGTTCACCGACGACGCCGCCAAACGCGCCGCCGTCTCCCACTGGTCGGCCGGAGCACGCACCCCGGGCATCCTCTACACGGCCACCCGCAAGGACGCCGAAACCCATGCGGCGCGACTGCGGCAGGACGGCGTGGACGCCGAGGCGTACCACGCGGGGATGAAGGCGGCGGAACGGCGCCGGATCCACGACGGCTTCATGGCGGGCACGCCCGCCGTGGTGGTGGCCACTTCCGCGTTCGGGATGGGCATCGACAAGCCCGGCGTACGGTTCGTCGCCCACGCGTCCGTCCCGGAGTCACTGGACTCCTACTATCAGGAGATCGGGCGCGCGGGCCGGGACGGGGAGCCGGCCGATGCGGTGCTGTTCTACCGCCCCGAGGACCTGGGACTGCAGAAGTTCCTCACCGCCCGGTCCCTGGACCTCGACGCACTGCGCCGGATCATGACCACACTGCTCGTCCAGGACGTCCCGCACAGTCGCAGCCGGGTCGCGCAGCTGTGCGGCCTGTCGCGCCGGAAGACCACCGATCTGCTGAACCTGCTGGAAGAGGCCGGAGCCGTGGCCGTCGAGGGCAGGCGCCGTGCGGTCCGGGCCCTTCCCGGCCGGACGGCGGACGAGGCCGCCGTAAAGGCGGAAGAGGTGTTCGAGCGGCGGCGCCGGACGGACCGCTCGCGTATCGAGATGATGCGCGGTTACGCGGAGACGCCGTCCTGTCGCCGTCAGTACCTCCTGGGCTACTTCGGTGAGCAGCTCGACGAACCGTGCGGACGGTGCGACGTGTGCGAGCGGGACGATGGCCGGCGCGCAGTGGCCGGCCGGCGGGAATCCTCCACCGCACGGGGGCAGCGTGCGCCGTACGAGCCCAATGACAGGGTCCGCCACGCCGAGTGGGGCACGGGCACGGTCATGCACGTGGAGGAGGACCGTCTCGTCGTGCTGTTCGAGCAGGTCGGTTACAAGACGCTGTCCATGGCAGCCGTACAGGAGAGCGACCTGTTGGCCGGCGCGTGA
- a CDS encoding SPW repeat protein, translated as MTTSPRSSMETHPDILEMRSRHEMAERAATTPRAQAVETLAFLTGIYLAASPWIAGFDNLSRLAVTNVIVGIAYALLMSGGFGRAYERTHSMAWAACALGVWTVFAPWVIAGDVSTTRSVVNNIIVGAIALLLALAASAAARQERSSRSAAGDRGMTGPDRGMTGPDRGMTGPGGTT; from the coding sequence ATGACCACTTCCCCCCGGTCGTCCATGGAGACGCATCCCGACATCCTCGAGATGCGCTCCCGCCACGAGATGGCCGAACGCGCAGCGACCACACCCCGGGCACAGGCCGTCGAGACCCTGGCCTTCCTCACCGGCATCTACCTGGCGGCGTCGCCGTGGATCGCGGGGTTCGACAACCTCTCCAGGCTGGCCGTCACCAACGTGATCGTCGGAATCGCGTACGCCCTGCTGATGAGCGGCGGCTTCGGCCGGGCCTACGAGCGCACACACAGCATGGCGTGGGCGGCCTGCGCCCTCGGTGTGTGGACCGTCTTCGCCCCCTGGGTGATCGCAGGTGACGTCAGCACGACGAGGAGCGTCGTCAACAACATCATCGTGGGTGCGATCGCCCTGCTGCTGGCGCTGGCAGCCAGCGCCGCCGCCCGCCAGGAACGCTCGTCACGGTCAGCAGCCGGCGACCGCGGGATGACCGGCCCGGACCGCGGGATGACCGGCCCCGACCGCGGGATGACCGGCCCCGGAGGGACCACCTGA